A genomic region of Bradyrhizobium sp. ORS 278 contains the following coding sequences:
- a CDS encoding isoprenylcysteine carboxylmethyltransferase family protein encodes MSTSADTTHLSRLTALLRAALAAPAGAGRITTAVATGLVCHALFALAVLAMIGAMFFGMSESFGRVPWPWSIFVNAALLLQFPLVHSLLLGPGRRWLTRLGRHGATLATTHYAIIASLQLLSLFALWTPSGIIWWRAQGAAFVGLCLVYASTWLLLIKASWDAGVEVQSGALGWLSLVADRAPRFPDMPMSGLFALIRQPIYLSFALSLWTVPVWTPDQLAVASVLTAYCLFAPRWKERRFTQFYGARFETYRARVPYILPRWPARGEPKP; translated from the coding sequence GTGAGCACCTCCGCCGACACCACCCATCTGTCCCGCCTGACGGCGCTGCTGCGCGCGGCGCTCGCCGCGCCCGCTGGCGCGGGACGCATTACGACCGCGGTCGCAACGGGCCTCGTCTGTCACGCGCTGTTCGCCCTCGCCGTGCTGGCGATGATCGGCGCGATGTTCTTCGGCATGAGCGAGAGCTTCGGCCGCGTGCCCTGGCCGTGGTCGATTTTCGTCAATGCCGCGCTGCTGCTGCAGTTTCCGCTGGTCCATTCGTTGCTGCTCGGACCCGGCCGCCGCTGGCTGACGCGACTGGGACGGCATGGTGCGACTCTCGCCACCACCCACTACGCGATCATTGCCTCGCTGCAGCTGCTGTCGCTGTTCGCCTTGTGGACGCCGAGCGGGATCATCTGGTGGCGCGCGCAAGGCGCGGCCTTCGTCGGGCTCTGCCTCGTCTATGCAAGCACCTGGCTGCTGCTGATCAAGGCGAGCTGGGACGCCGGCGTGGAGGTGCAGTCCGGCGCGCTCGGCTGGCTGTCGCTGGTCGCCGATCGCGCGCCGCGCTTTCCCGACATGCCGATGAGCGGCCTGTTCGCGTTGATCCGGCAGCCGATCTATCTGTCATTTGCCCTGTCGCTGTGGACGGTCCCGGTCTGGACACCGGACCAGCTTGCCGTGGCCTCGGTGCTGACCGCCTATTGCCTGTTCGCGCCGCGCTGGAAGGAGCGCCGCTTCACGCAGTTCTATGGCGCGCGTTTTGAAACCTATCGCGCCCGCGTGCCTTACATCCTGCCGCGCTGGCCCGCGCGCGGAGAGCCCAAGCCATGA
- a CDS encoding DUF4149 domain-containing protein, protein MINAAALLITALLFGGMTLFSFGFAPFLFSALPADTTRTLIRRAFPHFYLFVIAAAAAAGLLALSGDELAGGALVAVALTAVLARQILMPAINRATDAGEKRRFARLHGASVVLTLIHIVLSAAVLLRLAQ, encoded by the coding sequence ATGATCAACGCCGCCGCCCTCTTGATCACCGCGCTGTTGTTCGGCGGCATGACGCTGTTCTCGTTCGGCTTCGCGCCGTTCCTGTTCAGCGCGCTGCCGGCCGACACGACGCGTACGCTGATCCGCCGCGCCTTCCCGCATTTCTATCTGTTCGTGATTGCGGCGGCGGCCGCCGCGGGCCTGCTGGCGCTGTCCGGAGATGAGCTCGCCGGCGGAGCCCTGGTCGCGGTTGCGCTGACGGCCGTACTGGCACGGCAGATCCTGATGCCCGCCATCAACCGCGCCACGGATGCCGGCGAGAAGCGCCGCTTCGCCCGCCTTCATGGCGCCTCGGTCGTGCTCACCCTGATCCATATCGTGCTGAGCGCCGCCGTGCTGCTGCGCCTCGCGCAGTAG
- the ubiG gene encoding bifunctional 2-polyprenyl-6-hydroxyphenol methylase/3-demethylubiquinol 3-O-methyltransferase UbiG translates to MLYKDAVKPAFAATAEGPSTIDPAEIARFSRLAEEWWKPDGAFKLVHAFNAARVRYLCDRLPALVGRDAGANLPLAGLDIIDVGCGAGIVTEPLSRLGAETLGIDAAERNVLVAADHARRQGALVSYRHALPEDLAAEGEQADIVLTLEVVEHVADLARFVGHVADLVRPGGLLVIGTLNRTPISFVKAIIGAEYILGWLPRGTHDWRRFVKPSELRTLLAPRRFIPVETVAVELNPLTMRWRIGGRPSTNYLQIYRRMP, encoded by the coding sequence ATGCTCTACAAGGATGCCGTGAAGCCCGCTTTCGCCGCGACCGCCGAGGGCCCCTCCACCATCGATCCCGCCGAGATCGCGCGGTTCTCGCGTCTGGCCGAGGAATGGTGGAAGCCGGACGGCGCGTTCAAGCTGGTGCACGCCTTCAACGCCGCGCGCGTGCGCTACCTCTGCGATCGCCTGCCCGCGCTGGTCGGCCGCGACGCCGGAGCGAACCTGCCGCTGGCCGGCCTCGACATCATCGACGTCGGCTGCGGCGCCGGCATCGTCACCGAGCCGTTGTCGCGGCTCGGTGCCGAGACCCTGGGCATCGATGCCGCCGAGCGCAACGTGCTGGTCGCCGCCGACCACGCTCGCAGGCAGGGCGCGCTCGTTTCCTACCGCCACGCGCTGCCGGAGGATCTCGCCGCCGAAGGCGAGCAGGCCGACATCGTGCTGACGCTCGAAGTGGTCGAGCACGTCGCCGATCTCGCCCGCTTCGTCGGCCATGTCGCCGACCTCGTGCGTCCCGGCGGCCTGCTCGTGATCGGCACCTTGAACCGCACGCCGATCTCGTTCGTGAAGGCGATCATCGGCGCCGAATACATCCTCGGCTGGCTGCCGCGCGGCACGCATGACTGGCGCCGGTTCGTGAAGCCTTCGGAGCTGCGGACGCTGCTCGCGCCGCGTCGCTTCATTCCGGTGGAGACGGTGGCCGTCGAGTTGAACCCGCTGACGATGCGCTGGCGCATCGGCGGCCGCCCCTCGACCAACTACCTGCAGATCTACCGCCGCATGCCGTGA
- a CDS encoding SH3 domain-containing protein → MVTADDISWFKRQFRHPIQAALPGTPFDVDMIVAIACQETGYIWSVLRKKDLPLDRVLALCVGDTIDFRGPGKGRQAFPRNKEALVAAPNGEAMFDIARQALVDMAAFIPGYKDAAANPKKFCHGFGVFQRDLQFFKDDSDYFLQRRYEIFPDTLAQCLGELRRGLKKLGFEARTSLTDEDFAKVAIAYNTGGYNPVKGLKQGFFDGEKFYGERIFDYVTLSRSVEPSHGLATGRYVVIARGGLKLRGGPGTSFESEKTLPAGTELTVVETDSHDPTWVRVDLEGDGLLDGYVFASFLAPAEQHAGAREDVPEPS, encoded by the coding sequence GTGGTTACAGCTGACGATATCAGTTGGTTCAAGCGGCAGTTTCGCCACCCCATCCAGGCGGCCCTGCCGGGCACGCCGTTCGATGTGGACATGATCGTCGCGATCGCCTGTCAGGAGACAGGCTATATCTGGTCGGTGCTGCGCAAGAAGGACCTCCCGCTCGATCGCGTTCTGGCGCTGTGCGTCGGCGACACCATCGACTTCCGCGGGCCGGGCAAGGGCCGGCAGGCGTTTCCGCGCAACAAGGAGGCCCTGGTCGCGGCGCCGAACGGCGAGGCGATGTTCGACATCGCGCGCCAGGCGCTGGTGGACATGGCGGCGTTCATTCCGGGCTACAAGGACGCGGCCGCCAATCCGAAGAAGTTCTGCCACGGCTTCGGCGTGTTCCAGCGCGACCTGCAGTTCTTCAAGGACGATTCTGACTACTTCCTGCAGCGGCGTTACGAGATCTTCCCCGACACGCTCGCGCAGTGTCTCGGCGAGTTGCGGCGCGGGCTGAAGAAGCTCGGCTTCGAGGCCCGGACGAGCCTGACGGACGAGGATTTCGCGAAGGTGGCGATCGCCTACAACACCGGCGGCTACAATCCGGTCAAGGGCTTGAAGCAGGGCTTTTTCGACGGCGAGAAGTTCTACGGCGAGCGGATCTTCGACTACGTGACGCTGTCGCGCAGCGTCGAGCCCAGCCATGGCCTGGCGACAGGGCGCTACGTCGTCATCGCGCGCGGCGGCCTCAAGCTGCGCGGCGGGCCGGGCACGAGCTTCGAGTCCGAGAAGACGCTGCCGGCCGGAACCGAGCTGACCGTGGTCGAGACCGACAGTCATGATCCGACCTGGGTGCGGGTGGACCTCGAGGGCGACGGGCTGCTCGACGGCTACGTCTTCGCCAGCTTCCTGGCGCCGGCCGAGCAGCATGCCGGTGCCAGGGAGGATGTCCCGGAGCCGTCGTGA
- a CDS encoding SH3 domain-containing protein — protein sequence MTILTGPPRDAIRNQPISDELTRVLQTAAEAAGIDMIRINSGGQDPPGPGARRTGSTRHDHGRAADVQCVVGGSTLTFTDQSAPEAIVTFVSAAAAAGATGIGAGVGYMGNRTIHVGFGVSTSDHSQLTWGAGGRSATAPQWLRDAAAAGWAAPAPAPPQPAPAAAPGRFVVIARDGLKLRGGPGTSFGSERTLPAGTELTVVARSAVDPAWVRVDVEGDGLLDGYVFAAFLAPVAPDDLHEHAPEPRPGDN from the coding sequence ATGACCATTTTGACCGGGCCTCCGCGTGATGCGATTAGGAATCAGCCGATTTCGGACGAGCTGACGCGCGTCCTGCAAACCGCGGCCGAGGCAGCGGGCATCGACATGATCAGGATCAATTCGGGCGGGCAGGATCCGCCCGGACCCGGCGCGCGGCGCACCGGCTCGACGCGCCACGACCATGGTCGCGCGGCGGACGTGCAATGCGTTGTCGGCGGCTCCACGCTGACCTTCACCGATCAGTCGGCGCCGGAAGCCATCGTCACCTTTGTCTCCGCGGCAGCAGCGGCCGGCGCGACCGGCATCGGTGCCGGCGTGGGCTATATGGGCAACCGGACGATCCATGTCGGCTTCGGCGTCTCGACGAGCGACCATTCGCAACTCACCTGGGGTGCCGGCGGCCGCTCCGCGACGGCGCCGCAATGGCTGCGAGACGCGGCCGCCGCCGGATGGGCAGCACCCGCGCCCGCGCCTCCGCAGCCTGCGCCGGCCGCCGCGCCGGGCCGCTTCGTCGTGATCGCGCGTGACGGATTGAAGCTGCGCGGTGGTCCGGGCACGAGCTTCGGCTCGGAGAGGACGCTGCCGGCGGGGACGGAGCTGACGGTGGTCGCGCGGTCGGCGGTGGATCCGGCATGGGTGCGCGTCGATGTCGAAGGCGACGGGTTGCTCGACGGCTACGTCTTCGCCGCGTTCCTGGCGCCGGTCGCGCCCGACGACCTTCACGAGCATGCGCCCGAGCCGCGCCCGGGCGACAACTGA
- a CDS encoding methyl-accepting chemotaxis protein, with amino-acid sequence MKLNRIGNKLGAVGLFGVLLSTGMVANQMSSETTITAANNRAWVQQAVADRTLRANIALRGMELSLRDVWQSKTAADLEKQMDRLNGAYASMTGELDAAVANVVRPEDKDRLQKIRALGADYHASASEIGKAQLRIIDITKKRAERSADWTKTFEGFQLSPALIRAANRSDIERVLNEADSNFNSVQAATWRLIATGDESEKQVIVNRTGGLEDTLDSARSIISDTTLLATIDGLAKNVKSFSAVTAEAIAVEAAKKSLLNTKALPAAGEIVGLMQGALETAARDAEAAKALAATELSQTNRLSLVVAVIVMLSLVGSVLFSFLGIARPLTRLNGALKKMAAGELTIEIPGATRGDEVGEVAKTVVIIGENAERRARDEAAARAHGDQQATERRKADMIALADSFEAAVGEIVETVLTAANELEASASSLTATAERSQQLTITVAGASDEASANVQSVASATEELSTSIGEISRRVQESARVASDAVDQARATTGRVGELSKAAARIGDVVELINTIAGQTNLLALNATIEAARAGDAGRGFAVVASEVKALAEQTAKATGEIGHQINGIQMATKESVGAITEISSTIERLSEISSTIATAVEQQGSATQEIARNVQKAAHGTLQVSSNITDVQGGARSTGAASSQVLAAARSLSHNSSRLKSEVGKFLGSVRAA; translated from the coding sequence ATCAAGCTCAATCGCATTGGAAACAAGCTCGGCGCCGTCGGGCTGTTCGGCGTTCTGCTGTCGACAGGCATGGTCGCCAACCAGATGAGTTCGGAGACGACCATCACCGCGGCGAACAATCGCGCCTGGGTGCAGCAGGCGGTCGCCGATCGCACCCTGCGCGCCAACATCGCGTTGCGCGGCATGGAGCTGTCGCTGCGCGACGTCTGGCAGTCGAAGACCGCAGCGGACCTCGAGAAGCAGATGGACCGTCTCAACGGCGCCTATGCGAGCATGACAGGCGAGCTCGATGCGGCGGTGGCCAACGTCGTGCGGCCGGAGGACAAGGATCGCCTGCAGAAGATCCGCGCCCTCGGGGCCGACTATCATGCCTCCGCCTCGGAGATCGGCAAGGCCCAGCTCAGGATCATCGACATCACGAAGAAGCGGGCCGAACGGTCGGCGGACTGGACCAAGACCTTCGAAGGCTTTCAGCTGTCGCCGGCGCTGATCCGCGCCGCCAATCGCAGCGACATCGAGCGGGTGCTGAACGAAGCGGATTCCAACTTCAACTCGGTTCAGGCCGCGACCTGGCGCCTGATCGCCACCGGCGACGAGAGCGAGAAGCAGGTCATCGTCAATCGCACCGGCGGCTTGGAAGACACGCTGGACAGCGCCCGCAGCATCATCAGCGACACCACGCTGCTTGCGACGATCGATGGGCTCGCGAAGAACGTCAAGTCCTTTTCCGCCGTCACCGCCGAGGCGATCGCGGTGGAGGCCGCCAAGAAGTCGCTGCTCAACACCAAGGCGTTGCCCGCGGCGGGCGAGATCGTCGGGCTGATGCAGGGCGCGCTCGAGACCGCGGCCCGGGACGCCGAGGCCGCCAAGGCGCTGGCGGCCACCGAGCTGAGCCAGACCAACCGCCTGAGCCTGGTCGTGGCCGTCATCGTGATGCTGTCGCTGGTCGGCTCGGTGCTGTTCTCGTTCCTCGGCATTGCAAGGCCGCTGACGCGGCTGAACGGGGCGCTCAAGAAAATGGCGGCCGGCGAGCTGACCATCGAAATCCCCGGCGCCACGCGCGGCGACGAGGTCGGCGAGGTCGCCAAGACGGTGGTGATCATCGGCGAGAACGCCGAGCGCAGGGCGCGCGACGAGGCCGCGGCGCGGGCGCATGGGGATCAACAGGCCACCGAGCGCCGCAAGGCCGACATGATCGCGCTCGCCGACAGCTTCGAGGCTGCGGTGGGCGAGATCGTCGAGACGGTGCTGACGGCCGCCAACGAGCTGGAGGCCTCGGCCTCGTCGCTGACGGCGACCGCGGAGCGCTCGCAGCAACTGACGATCACGGTCGCCGGCGCGTCCGACGAAGCCTCCGCCAACGTGCAGTCGGTGGCGTCCGCGACCGAGGAGCTGTCGACCTCGATCGGCGAGATCAGCCGCCGCGTCCAGGAATCGGCGCGCGTCGCGAGCGACGCCGTCGACCAGGCGCGCGCCACCACCGGCCGTGTCGGCGAGCTGTCGAAGGCCGCGGCGCGCATCGGCGACGTCGTCGAGCTGATCAACACCATCGCCGGACAGACCAACCTGCTGGCGCTCAATGCCACGATCGAGGCGGCGCGCGCCGGCGACGCCGGCCGCGGCTTCGCTGTCGTGGCGTCGGAGGTCAAGGCGCTGGCCGAGCAGACCGCCAAGGCCACCGGCGAGATCGGCCATCAGATCAACGGCATCCAGATGGCGACCAAGGAATCGGTCGGCGCGATCACCGAGATCAGCAGCACCATCGAGCGACTGTCCGAGATCTCCTCCACCATCGCCACCGCCGTCGAGCAGCAGGGCAGCGCGACGCAGGAGATCGCCCGCAATGTCCAGAAGGCCGCGCACGGCACCCTGCAGGTGTCGTCCAACATCACCGACGTCCAAGGCGGCGCCCGCTCGACCGGCGCCGCGTCCTCCCAGGTCCTCGCCGCCGCCCGCTCGCTGTCGCACAATTCGAGCCGGCTGAAGTCGGAGGTCGGCAAATTCCTGGGCTCCGTGCGGGCGGCGTGA
- a CDS encoding addiction module antitoxin — MAPGSGGLVAQLCQNLRLDHQPLPLIAAARPAEAHDHGMARAARLDLRSYRDRVLVFDAPATLPHLAEGAQTFIPVATSREVERELAPYLKQMHSIVIYPRNAANSEPKILLGQISHAAFGSALAEMGKDRDEINRLEAESGRSLTVLRRRLASGALRTPLWADTKTTASSLVPFLFAGAWHSANDADRLALSLLAEEIPYPHLERQVQQLALINDPPVWSIGPYRGVVSKIDLLYAIADVVTAEDLRRFFNIAEIVLGEDDPTLDLDDEKRWAAGLYGKTREFSSPFREGISETLVLLSIEGPHLFRARLGVDPEGEAALLVRRLLENPLTTRKLEANDRDLPTYAEAAPREFLSIIERDLASDNPAVLGLLRPVSTSFFGRSPSRTGLLWALEGLSWNPETLPRAAIILAQLARIEIDDNWVNKPTNSLQSIFRAWMPQTAADHNQRVSLMKTLARTYPDVAWRLCVSQFDVYGETGHYSHKPRWRSDGYGFGEPFATWEPIHSFVREMIEMALNWPHHTLETLSDLVSRLRVLAPEHQTRVWSLIETWAKTGASDAEKAAMREKIRVSTLSRRAARQSKKDAAARALVKAAKSAYEALEPSDLLNKHAWLFREQWLEESADEIEDIEYTDYSKRSERIQEVRAAALKEVLCAQGVGGLITLAKRGNAAWTLGAVAAMNNVLDESQLIELINVALRPVLADETDVHTSRNLIGGTFRGIADDAKRTHVIQAVCSALSDEQAARLLVLCPYSAATWAIVDTLGPDGQAKYWSDVVPDWSPHSDDENSQSVERLLKAGRPRAAFSCIRLKPTGLDPQILHRLLQDMATGGNDKSGEYMLEHYNVEEAFKYLNTSSALSLDEKAGLEFAYIDVLARPWDSRGDSYGIPNLERYVEAHPELFAQAIAWAYKRKDGAADPDEIRVPEERVKDMAERGYKLLEALQRIPDHDEIGKSDANTLARWVSSVRQSAKGISRIDVADMCIGRLLAHSPVGSDGIWPSESVRTVMEEVHSEQLMRGAHTGVYNSRGAVWRGAGGDQERELATKYRTWADSLQSTHPYVASALLMQLVRTYEAEANREDTEESLRGRLR, encoded by the coding sequence ATGGCCCCGGGCTCAGGCGGTCTCGTCGCGCAACTCTGCCAGAACCTGCGGCTCGACCATCAGCCCTTGCCGCTCATAGCGGCCGCGCGTCCGGCTGAAGCGCACGACCACGGCATGGCGCGCGCTGCGCGCCTTGACCTAAGATCGTATCGAGACCGTGTACTGGTATTCGACGCGCCTGCCACATTGCCGCATCTTGCGGAAGGCGCTCAGACATTCATCCCAGTTGCCACGTCGCGAGAGGTGGAGCGGGAGCTCGCGCCCTACCTCAAGCAGATGCATTCGATCGTCATCTATCCCCGGAATGCCGCGAACTCAGAGCCAAAGATCCTGCTTGGGCAGATTTCACATGCCGCATTTGGCTCGGCTCTCGCGGAGATGGGCAAAGACCGCGACGAAATTAATCGCCTGGAGGCCGAATCTGGTCGTTCGCTCACAGTCCTGAGACGAAGGCTCGCATCAGGCGCTTTGCGGACGCCTCTTTGGGCCGACACAAAAACGACGGCATCCAGTCTGGTGCCATTCCTCTTCGCCGGCGCATGGCACAGCGCGAACGACGCTGACAGGCTGGCTCTGTCTTTGCTAGCAGAAGAAATACCATACCCACACCTTGAGAGGCAGGTTCAGCAATTAGCGCTAATTAATGATCCGCCCGTGTGGTCGATAGGACCTTATCGCGGAGTTGTCTCCAAAATTGATCTACTTTACGCAATCGCCGACGTGGTCACCGCCGAAGACCTTAGGCGCTTTTTCAATATAGCGGAGATAGTGCTAGGAGAAGATGATCCGACGCTCGACCTGGATGACGAAAAAAGATGGGCAGCCGGCCTCTATGGTAAAACACGCGAATTTTCTAGCCCATTCCGCGAAGGCATATCGGAAACCCTCGTCTTGCTATCAATCGAGGGGCCACACCTTTTCAGAGCGCGGCTGGGCGTAGATCCAGAAGGCGAGGCAGCACTCCTCGTTCGTCGGCTGCTTGAAAATCCTCTCACCACGCGCAAGCTTGAGGCAAATGATCGCGACTTGCCTACTTACGCCGAAGCCGCGCCGCGCGAATTTCTATCGATCATCGAACGCGACTTAGCATCGGACAATCCCGCCGTTCTTGGTTTGCTGCGCCCAGTCTCGACTAGCTTTTTCGGACGAAGCCCGAGCCGCACCGGCCTCTTGTGGGCACTTGAAGGCCTGTCTTGGAATCCGGAAACGCTACCACGCGCGGCAATCATTCTGGCGCAACTCGCTAGGATCGAAATCGATGACAATTGGGTTAATAAGCCGACCAATTCTCTGCAATCCATTTTCCGGGCATGGATGCCCCAAACTGCAGCGGATCATAACCAGCGCGTCAGCTTGATGAAAACTCTCGCCAGAACTTATCCCGATGTTGCCTGGCGCCTCTGCGTCTCACAGTTTGATGTTTATGGTGAAACGGGCCACTACAGCCACAAGCCGCGCTGGCGTTCCGACGGATATGGATTTGGTGAACCTTTCGCGACGTGGGAGCCAATACATTCGTTCGTCCGAGAGATGATCGAGATGGCTCTCAACTGGCCACACCATACTCTCGAAACGCTTAGCGATCTTGTATCTCGGCTGCGGGTCCTTGCGCCTGAGCACCAGACGCGGGTTTGGTCCCTGATCGAAACGTGGGCAAAGACTGGAGCGAGTGACGCGGAAAAAGCGGCGATGCGCGAGAAGATTCGCGTCTCAACGCTGTCTCGACGCGCAGCTCGGCAGTCAAAGAAGGATGCCGCGGCGCGCGCCTTGGTTAAAGCCGCTAAGTCTGCGTATGAAGCCCTTGAGCCAAGCGACCTCCTAAATAAGCACGCTTGGCTCTTTCGTGAGCAGTGGCTGGAGGAGTCGGCTGATGAGATTGAAGACATCGAATATACCGACTACAGCAAGCGCTCTGAACGGATTCAAGAAGTCCGTGCCGCTGCGCTAAAGGAAGTGCTTTGTGCACAAGGTGTCGGTGGGCTGATCACACTCGCCAAGCGCGGAAACGCCGCCTGGACACTTGGTGCAGTTGCAGCGATGAACAACGTTCTGGATGAATCACAATTGATCGAACTGATCAATGTTGCTTTGCGTCCGGTTCTGGCTGATGAAACTGACGTTCATACCTCCAGAAACTTAATCGGCGGCACGTTTCGCGGGATCGCCGATGATGCAAAGCGCACTCACGTAATTCAGGCTGTGTGTTCCGCATTGTCCGACGAGCAAGCAGCAAGACTTTTAGTGTTGTGCCCTTATTCAGCGGCGACCTGGGCGATCGTCGATACCCTAGGACCAGATGGCCAGGCAAAATATTGGAGCGATGTGGTTCCCGATTGGAGCCCACATTCGGACGATGAAAATAGTCAGAGCGTTGAGCGTCTTCTGAAAGCGGGCCGACCGCGCGCGGCATTCTCGTGTATTCGCCTGAAGCCAACCGGACTGGACCCGCAGATCCTGCACCGCCTCCTGCAGGATATGGCAACCGGTGGCAATGACAAATCGGGCGAGTATATGCTGGAGCATTATAATGTTGAGGAAGCTTTCAAATACCTGAACACTAGTTCAGCACTCTCCCTTGACGAAAAAGCTGGTCTTGAGTTTGCGTATATTGATGTTCTCGCGCGGCCTTGGGATAGCCGGGGCGACAGCTACGGCATCCCCAATTTGGAGAGATATGTAGAGGCCCACCCGGAGCTTTTTGCCCAGGCAATTGCGTGGGCATACAAGCGGAAAGATGGTGCGGCGGACCCGGATGAGATTCGGGTTCCAGAAGAGCGCGTAAAGGACATGGCCGAGCGTGGGTACAAATTGCTGGAGGCACTCCAGCGTATTCCAGACCACGATGAGATCGGAAAGTCAGACGCCAATACCTTGGCAAGATGGGTGTCGTCAGTTCGCCAATCTGCGAAAGGCATTAGTCGCATTGATGTGGCGGACATGTGCATCGGACGCTTGCTAGCACATTCGCCCGTTGGTTCCGACGGTATCTGGCCTAGTGAATCCGTCCGCACAGTTATGGAAGAGGTTCACTCTGAACAGCTGATGCGAGGCGCACATACTGGCGTTTACAATTCGCGCGGCGCGGTCTGGCGCGGTGCTGGCGGCGACCAGGAACGAGAGCTGGCAACAAAGTACCGCACTTGGGCCGACTCCCTTCAGTCCACTCATCCGTATGTTGCATCGGCTCTGCTGATGCAATTGGTGCGAACCTATGAAGCTGAGGCAAACCGAGAGGACACGGAGGAAAGCCTCAGGGGTAGGTTGCGATGA
- the yacG gene encoding DNA gyrase inhibitor YacG produces the protein MSDESTRSTTAPAKPIRRCPICNRPAAEASRPFCSPRCRDVDLNRWLSGSYVIPATEGDEDDVE, from the coding sequence ATGTCCGACGAATCAACCCGCTCCACCACCGCGCCCGCCAAACCCATCCGACGCTGCCCGATCTGCAACCGGCCGGCTGCCGAAGCCTCGCGCCCGTTCTGCTCGCCGCGCTGCCGCGACGTCGACCTCAATCGCTGGCTCAGCGGCTCTTATGTCATCCCGGCCACCGAAGGCGACGAGGACGACGTCGAATAG
- a CDS encoding Maf-like protein, with product MLGRPKIVLASGSPRRLALLNQAGIEPDALRPADVDETPKRGELPRACANRLARAKADAALKSVQLDDELRGSFIISADTVVAVGRRILPKANLVDEASQCLRLLSGRNHRVYTAITLVTPKEAFRQRLVETRVRFKRLSEDDIQAYIGSGEWRGKAGGYAVQGIAGSFVVKMVGSYTNVVGLPLYETTTLLAGEGFPIRFGWLNTVGV from the coding sequence ATGCTCGGCCGTCCCAAAATCGTTCTTGCATCCGGCTCGCCGAGGCGTCTGGCGCTGCTCAACCAGGCCGGCATCGAGCCCGACGCGCTGCGCCCGGCCGATGTCGACGAGACGCCGAAGCGCGGCGAGCTGCCGCGCGCCTGCGCCAACCGCCTCGCCCGCGCCAAGGCCGATGCGGCGCTAAAGTCCGTCCAGCTCGACGACGAGCTTCGCGGCTCCTTCATCATCTCCGCCGACACGGTGGTCGCGGTCGGCCGCCGCATCCTGCCCAAGGCCAATCTGGTCGACGAGGCCTCACAGTGTTTGCGCCTGCTGTCGGGCCGCAACCACCGCGTCTACACCGCGATCACCTTGGTGACGCCGAAGGAGGCGTTCCGCCAGCGCCTGGTCGAGACCCGCGTCCGCTTCAAGCGGCTCAGCGAGGACGACATCCAGGCCTATATCGGCTCTGGCGAATGGCGCGGCAAGGCCGGCGGCTACGCCGTGCAGGGCATCGCCGGCTCGTTCGTGGTCAAGATGGTCGGCTCCTACACCAACGTCGTCGGCCTGCCGCTGTACGAGACCACGACGCTGCTCGCCGGCGAGGGCTTTCCGATCCGCTTCGGCTGGCTGAACACCGTCGGCGTCTGA
- a CDS encoding low molecular weight phosphatase family protein: MAEGPPRARQPQAVLFACGQNSVRSPMAESLLRQMFPHALYVRSAGVKKGELDPFAVSVMAELGQDISQHKPTTFEELEDWEGLNFDLIITLSPEAHHKALELTRTIAADVEYWPTPDPTNTDGNREQKLAAYREVCDGLFTRIRKRFAKPGPAGL, from the coding sequence ATGGCCGAGGGGCCGCCGCGCGCGCGCCAGCCGCAGGCGGTGCTGTTCGCCTGCGGGCAGAACAGCGTGCGCTCGCCGATGGCCGAGAGCCTCTTGCGGCAGATGTTTCCGCACGCGCTCTACGTCCGCTCCGCCGGCGTCAAGAAGGGCGAGCTCGACCCGTTCGCCGTCTCCGTAATGGCCGAGCTCGGCCAGGACATCTCGCAGCACAAGCCCACCACGTTCGAGGAGCTCGAGGACTGGGAGGGCCTGAACTTCGACCTCATCATCACCCTCTCGCCGGAAGCACACCACAAGGCCCTCGAGCTGACCCGCACCATCGCCGCCGACGTCGAATATTGGCCGACGCCGGATCCGACAAATACCGACGGCAACCGCGAGCAGAAGCTCGCAGCGTATCGCGAGGTCTGCGACGGCCTGTTCACGCGCATCCGCAAGCGCTTCGCCAAGCCCGGCCCGGCCGGCTTGTGA